One Nitrospinaceae bacterium genomic window, TTCCAGCTGGCACGCGTTTTTGGAGGCACACCCCGGAGCCTCGAAAACCCTTGGCTTGGCCAGGGCCCGCCAGCTTTTAACCGACGAGCTCAAATCGCTCGCCGCCGAGCGCCACCTTGGCGCCCGAGAGGGCGAGCCCGAATTCGAGAAATTATTGAGCGACATTGCTGGTAGACGCGAAGATCCCTACACGGCAGCCGAGCGGTTTCTGGATTTGGTTTGATGGCGGTTTTCGGAGGCAATAAGCGGATGAAAGACGCAGGTGGACTTCGGGTGGTGATGGTTACGGCGGGCTCTGAGAAAGAGGCGGCAAAAGTAGCGCGCGCACTCGTCGATGAGCGGCTGGCCGCTTGCGTCAACATCGTGCCCGGTGTGCGGAGCATCTACCGCTGGCAGGAGACTATTGAGGATGAGCGTGAGGTGTTGATGGTGATTAAAACGGGAGCGGCCTCCCTCGATGCTCTAGAGGCCAGAGTTCGCGAGTTGCACAGCTATGATGTTCCCGAAATTATTGCGATGCCGTTTGATAAGGGAAGTGGACCCTACCTTGAGTGGCTGGCCGAGAGTCTGGGTAAGTGAGGGCTGATTGTAGGCCTACAGAATTGGCAGGTAGGTGGTGAGCTCGAAGTCCGAGACATGAGAGCGGTAGCGCTCCCACTCCATTTTTTTGTTCGAGATGAATTTTTTATGTAGTTCCTCGCCGAAGACCTCACTTAGTAGTTCGCTGTTCTCTGCCGCCTTGATGGCCTCGTTGAGGTCTGCCGGTAGGGTGCCGATGCCTCGTGCCGCGCGATCGGCGGCGTTCATTTCCAAGACATTTTCATCGACGGGAGGAATCGGGGGGTAGTTCTCCTCGATGCCCTTGAGTCCGGCGGCAAGCATGCAGGCGAAGGCGAGATAGGGATTGCAGGCGGGATCCGGCGAGCGAAGCTCAACCCGGGTGTCCGACTGGCCGCCCGATCGGGTCGTGGGGATGCGGATGAGGTCGCTTCTGTTCTTATGTGCCCAGGAGACGTAAAGAGGCGCTTCTAGGCCCGGCACGAGGCGCTTATAGCTATTGGCCCACTGGTTGAGGACGATGGTCATCTCTGGGGTGTGGCGCAAGAGCCCGGCGATGAAGCTCAGGCAGGTTTCCGAGAGGCCATCGGATTTTGACTTGTCATAGAAGGCGTTGTCCTCTCCTCGGAACAGAGACATGTGAGTATGCATTCCGTTGCCGTTGCTGTCCCCGAGCGGCCGGGGCATGAAGGTGGCGTAGACGCCGTTGCGCATGGCCACCTCCTTGACCACGAGTCGGTGGGTCATGGCGTTATCGGCCATTGTGAGGGCGTCGCCGTAGCGCAGATCGATCTCGTGCTGGCTGGGGCCAACCTCATGGTGGCTGAATTCGACACCAATGCCCATCTCCTCAAGGTTGAGCACCGTGTCGCGCCGCAGATCGCTTGCCACATCGAGAGGGGTGAGGTCGAAGTAGCCACCCGTGTCAAGAGTCTTGGGCGGAAGCTCTGCCGATTCGAAGTAGTAGTGCTCGAACTCGGCACCGACGTAGAAGGTGTAGCCCTTCTTTGCTGCAGCCTCGAGCGCGTGCCTCAAGACGTAGCGCGGGTCGCATTCATAAGCGGCGCCATCCGCTTTGCGAATATTGCAGAACATGCGGGCAACGGCCCCCCCTTGTTTGGGGCGCCAGGGAAGAACGCAAAATGTTGTCGGGTCGGGGTGGGCGAACATATCGCTCTCCTCGATCCGGGTGAAACCCTCAATGGATGAGCCATCGAAGATATGCCCCTCATAGAGGGAGGTCTCAAGCTCCTCAATGGTAATAGCAAAGCTTTTGAGGAAGCCGAGAATGTCGGTGAACCACATGCGGATGAAGCGCACCCCCAGCTCTCGCGCTTGGTTGAGAACGTATTCCCTGTCTCTGTCCTCGTATGTCCCGCTCACGGAGACCTCTCCTTTATGCCTCGGCATTTCATGTTCGATTCACTAGAGGCCATATACCAGAATATCGGGGGGGCTTCCAGTGAAGACCCCCC contains:
- a CDS encoding divalent-cation tolerance protein CutA; this encodes MKDAGGLRVVMVTAGSEKEAAKVARALVDERLAACVNIVPGVRSIYRWQETIEDEREVLMVIKTGAASLDALEARVRELHSYDVPEIIAMPFDKGSGPYLEWLAESLGK
- a CDS encoding glutamine synthetase produces the protein MPRHKGEVSVSGTYEDRDREYVLNQARELGVRFIRMWFTDILGFLKSFAITIEELETSLYEGHIFDGSSIEGFTRIEESDMFAHPDPTTFCVLPWRPKQGGAVARMFCNIRKADGAAYECDPRYVLRHALEAAAKKGYTFYVGAEFEHYYFESAELPPKTLDTGGYFDLTPLDVASDLRRDTVLNLEEMGIGVEFSHHEVGPSQHEIDLRYGDALTMADNAMTHRLVVKEVAMRNGVYATFMPRPLGDSNGNGMHTHMSLFRGEDNAFYDKSKSDGLSETCLSFIAGLLRHTPEMTIVLNQWANSYKRLVPGLEAPLYVSWAHKNRSDLIRIPTTRSGGQSDTRVELRSPDPACNPYLAFACMLAAGLKGIEENYPPIPPVDENVLEMNAADRAARGIGTLPADLNEAIKAAENSELLSEVFGEELHKKFISNKKMEWERYRSHVSDFELTTYLPIL